From Vigna unguiculata cultivar IT97K-499-35 chromosome 5, ASM411807v1, whole genome shotgun sequence, the proteins below share one genomic window:
- the LOC114183685 gene encoding mitochondrial substrate carrier family protein B-like has product MEAARVGVGVEGGNGSNVKLLQPKGQQVQVGTVSQLLAGGLAGAFAKTCTAPLARLTILFQVHGMHFEMAALSKPSIWGEASRIVNEEGFRAFWKGNLVTIAHRLPYSAVNFYAYERYKNLLQIFMGENHRGNTSADLFVHFVGGGLSGITSATATYPLDLVRTRLAAQRSSIYYRGISHAFSTICREEGFSGLYKGLGATLLGVGPNIAISFSVYEGLRSFWQSQRPDDSTVMVSLACGSLSGVASSTATFPLDLVRRRMQLEGAGGRARVYNTSLFGTFKHIVRNEGLRGLYRGILPEYYKVVPSVGIVFMTYETLKMFLSSIPS; this is encoded by the exons ATGGAAGCAGCGAGAGTGGGTGTGGGGGTTGAAGGTGGGAATGGGAGCAATGTGAAATTGTTGCAGCCGAAGGGTCAGCAAGTACAAGTGGGAACGGTGTCTCAGCTTCTCGCTGGAGGACTAGCCGGTGCTTTTGCCAAGACCTGCACTGCTCCACTTGCACGCCTCACCATCCTTTTTCAG GTTCATGGTATGCATTTTGAGATGGCAGCATTGAGCAAGCCTAGCATTTGGGGTGAGGCTTCACGTATTGTCAATGAAGAAGGATTTAGAGCATTTTGGAAAGGCAATTTGGTGACCATAGCCCATCGCCTCCCTTATTCCGCAGTCAACTTCTATGCTTATGAACGCTACAAGAAT CTATTACAAATATTTATGGGGGAGAATCATCGAGGAAATACCAGTGCAGATCTGTTTGTGCACTTCGTAGGTGGTGGTTTGTCTGGTATAACATCTGCTACAGCTACATATCCTTTGGATTTGGTGAGAACACGACTTGCAGCACAG AGAAGTTCCATATACTACAGGGGCATCTCACACGCTTTTAGTACCATTTGCAGAGAAGAAGGTTTCTCGGGTCTCTACAAGGGACTTGGAGCTACATTGTTG GGTGTTGGACCCAATATAGCTATAAGCTTCTCCGTTTATGAAGGCTTACGTTCTTTTTGGCAGTCCCAAAG GCCCGATGATTCTACTGTCATGGTCAGTCTTGCTTGTGGCAGTCTTTCAGGTGTTGCATCTTCAACAG CAACATTTCCTTTGGATCTTGTAAGACGCAGAATGCAGTTGGAGGGAGCTGGTGGTCGAGCACGTGTCTATAATACCAGTTTATTTGGGACATTTAAGCACATAGTTCGGAATGAAGGACTACGTGGTTTGTACAGAGGCATTTTGCCTGAGTACTACAAGGTTGTTCCCAGCGTCGGCATTGTTTTTATGACGTATGAGACATTGAAGATGTTTCTATCAAGCATTCCAAGTTAG
- the LOC114184305 gene encoding uncharacterized protein LOC114184305: MIPSDEEETLSESGLKRRRRGTALRTKTELVATSSHTRPDHSFSSIGVMPLEGSSNASQSFWDLSFRHAAHNMAHNVFEGDLQCLMNQDVSSVREDICAFLHKVKVSLISLCERLNRLSLIEGKKDKELTALKLEVSRLTTELTEMDKLRKNLREREIRSTDLQAALREATQKVVDLEEDVRRFKTEDEDKGKVWKEQEEKMANEAANTYGIGFEAALE, translated from the coding sequence ATGATCCCTTCCGATGAGGAGGAGACGTTATCCGAGTCTGGTCTGAAACGGCGACGGAGAGGAACCGCCCTCCGAACTAAAACCGAACTTGTGGCAACATCGTCTCATACCCGCCCGGACCATTCCTTCTCATCTATAGGGGTGATGCCTTTAGAGGGCTCGAGCAACGCTAGCCAAAGCTTCTGGGACTTGTCATTCCGTCATGCAGCACACAACATGGCTCACAATGTATTTGAAGGTGACCTTCAATGTCTGATGAACCAGGATGTGTCGTCCGTTCGCGAAGATATATGCGCTTTTCTACACAAGGTCAAGGTGTCTTTAATTTCGTTGTGTGAGAGGTTGAATCGCCTGAGCCTGATCGAGGGAAAGAAAGACAAAGAGCTTACCGCATTGAAGCTAGAAGTATCTCGGCTGACCACCGAGCTAACGGAAATGGACAAGCTGAGAAAGAATCTTAGAGAGCGGGAAATCAGATCGACAGATCTTCAAGCCGCCCTTAGGGAGGCTACCCAGAAGGTGGTTGACTTGGAGGAAGACGTTCGTCGATTCAAAACTGAGGATGAGGATAAAGGAAAAGTGTGGAAAGAGCAAGAGGAAAAAATGGCTAATGAAGCTGCTAATACTTACGGGATAGGGTTCGAGGCGGCCTTGGAATAG